TGATGTCTCTCGCCAGAACTCGGCCGGCGCCACGGCCTGGAACTGGACAAGCTCTATCTCCGGCAACTCGTTTACCTCGACCTTTACCTCAGGCTACGCAACCGGCAATTACGGCATCCGCGTTTCCTGGAAAATGGCCGAGCCGATCTGGTCTTCCTGGCTCAACATCGGCCGCGACGTCACCGCTCCTCGACGCCCGGCGGGCTTAACTTTAGTCTGCAACGCCAACGGCTCAGCCGGCTCGTGCAACGAATCAACTCTGTACCTACATTTGGAACTGCCGGTTTTGCATCCACGACGCCTTGTGGTAAGGTTCAGTCCACCGCAAATCACCGTTGCGGCTGCACAACCACGATTGGCAGGAGGCGCCACAGAACTGCATGGAGCTTTAGCGTATCTTCTCAATTTGTAGGGCGCACCTTGGGGATCAAGAAGATACGAAAGAGACACCGGGCAAAAACATAAGTTTTAACGCAAGGGCGCAAGGATTCGTAGAGACGCAAAGGCTTTTTCTGACCTTGCTTTGCGCCTTTCTCGAGTCCTTGCGACTTTTGCGTTGAATAACGACTTAGGAATGAGAATTTTTTTTTTTAACTGTCCAGTTCGCGCAAATTCTGGGCATACAGACGGCACCAAAGCGGACACTTATTTAATTTCTCATTCCTTAGCACCTGTGTCTGACCAGTGCAGATCATGCCCCGCTACCCCGGATTATTGAGAAAATACCGGAAATTCACCCCGTGCAGCAGGTTCACGGCGCCTTGTACGTAGACAACGACGTTCAAGATACGCCTGAGCTCGAACTGACCGCCCGCTGAGCAGGACTTGTGATCGTGACAACCACAACCAACTTTGGTAAAATATCAGACCATCGAACACCTGGGCAGCGGCGGCCCAGGCCGCAGTCTGCTGGCGCCAGGCCACGCCTGCAGCGACGGGTTGTCGCGATCAAGGTGCTCCTGGCGCACTGGCCCACGATCCAGAGGCGAGTGCGCGCTTTGGGAAGCGCTCCTGGTTGCCTCCTGCGCCACCCCGCCATCGTGCAGTTGTCCGATTCCGACACGCAGGACGATCGTTATGGGTGGTGATGTGGAGTATCCGGAGGGCGGCTCACTCAAAGAGCGCCTGGCCCAGCGCGGAGTGCCTGTGCGCCAGCCGAGGCTGTGACCCTGCTGCGCCCTGTGGCCGCGGCGCCGATTACGCCCACGCCCGGGTTGTCCATCGTGACATCAAGCTCGGCAACATCCTCTTCACACTGTGACGGGCAGGCCGTGATTAGCGATTTCGGTGTCGCCAAAAATTTTGGGTGACAACGCCCAGTTGAGCATGGCCCGCAGCGTTGTCGGCACGCCCGCCCACATGTCGCCCGAACAGGCCGGCGGCGGCCTCGTGACCCCAGCCGCCGACCTCTGCGCCCTGGGCATCGTTCCACCAGATGCTCACCAACCAGGTGCCCTTCAGCGGTGATTTCCCCTGAGCGAGGTGCTCGTGCAGCGCTTTGCAGACCCCACCGCCCGCGCCGAAGCACCCTCAACCCGAGTCCCAGGCCGGCTTTTCGCCGTTCTCCTGCAAGCCTGGGCCAGCGCCGGCTGCCCGCTTTGCCTCCGCAAGCGCTCTGCTCGCCGCCCTCGAAGCGGCGCAGGCTGAAGAAACAGCGCCGGCCACCGAAGCCGACTCCGGGGAAAGCGCCACCCCGGCCGAACCGCCGCCGTCCGGTCCGAGAGCAACCGGCCCGCCGCTCTTAAACACGGCGCCGCGATAGCGGCCCGAACCTGCCGCCGTCGCTCCCGTTCAGATCGCGGCTGCCACTGCCGCCCGCTAAACCAGCGGACGTGGCCGGTCGCCTGGTCAAAGCTGCGGATTGGGTGGCGCCCTTGGTGGGACGTGACATCATCTCCTACGACCCGGCGCACGACCGTCGTCAGCGCCTGGCCTCACTCCTGGTGGCGATTAGCGTGCTGTTTGCCGCACTGCAATTCGTGGTCGAATTCTTCAACTTCTTCACCCGACTCCCTGGCGCCGCTGTTAGCCGTCTGGCCTTACCTGTGGCTCCGCTGGCCATTGCCGCCGGCCTGCTGATGTTTCTCGCGGCCCGGCTTAGCCTACGCCGGCCCTGCGCCGCCGTTGCGGCCATCGGCCTGGCCGTCATCACCACCCTGGGTCTGGCCTACGGCGCGTGGACGCTCGTGGATCGCTTGCAGCCGCCGTCCCGCTTCATCATCGCCATGCCGTTCGACGGCGCAGCAATCGAGCCGCCAGATTGACTTTGCCCGCCGCATCAGGCGGGCGCTGGCGACCGACCTGGCCGCCGCGACGCCGATGTGCAGATCGTGCGCCTGCGCCGGTCGTGCCTGATGCCGCCACCGCGTTGGCGCGATGCGCGTGACAAAGAGGCCGCCCTGCTCATTGGGGCTGGTATGACGACGCTGGTCAGCCCACAGGTGGAATCGCCGATGTGCCGCTGTTTCAGCACACGACGGTGGCATGACGCCGCTCCTCGCTGCGACGCCGGCGCCGTCGGGCTGTGGTCGCCGCGTCCACCGTGCGATGTGACACGCTTCGTGCATGCGCCGGCCACCATTCCGGCCATTGATCTGTTCGTCAGGATGGCCCGCAGCAAGTAATACCGTCTCCACCGCGCTGCTCGGCTTTGTATACTCGCGTTGTTTTGAAGAAGACCTCCGCGCAGGCGGCAGCGACTTTCGCAGTGGTGCAAACGATCCATTTTCAGCGCGGCCATTCGTTACCGCACCCGGCAGGTGGACGCCGCCGTGAGGCGATCTGGAGCAGGCGCTGGCCCTGCCGGCCGGTTTCTGCGAGGCGCACTTCAACCTGGCCCTGGCTCTCGGGCGAACAATGCGCGCCAGCCTGGCAGATCGAGCCGGCCTGGCGCAGGCGGCCGCAACCGCGTCGCCTCCGCCTGCGGGCGCGATCCAGCCAGCGGCTGCTACAGCCCGAGTTGACCTTCCAGGCCGGCGATGCCGCAACCCGCCTGCCCATTGCTCAGAAAGCGATGGCGCCCGCAGCCCGACAACGCAAGCGCAGGCGCTGCTGGCGACAATTGCCGGGGCGACCAGGCCAGCCTGATGTGGCGGCCGCCGCGCCTGTCGTCAGGCCTTCACAACTGCCGCCAGAGCAAGCGTAACCACCGCCGCCGGCCGATCGCCGCCCAGGTGGCGCTGGTGTTGATGCCTACCTGGCCGCGGGCGATAACGCCGCCACCTTCGGCGACCTTCAGGCGGCTGCAAAACAGGCGCCCACCGAATCCCAACGTGCTGCACGGCCTGGGCAAATGCCTACTACGCCGGCCCGGGCAAACGGGCAGACCCTGGCCGCGTACCGGAGCCTTGGGCAAAGGCCGTGCCGGACGATCCTGACCCGCGCCTGCTTGTGGGCATTCTCTGCAGCCAACAGCAGAAATTCAGGACGCGTTGACCGAGATGCAGGGCAGCCAGCCGTCTGACCCCGTGCTCAGGGAGGCCGCGCATCTGCTGATGGGGGAGGTCTACTACCAACAACGGGATTTGGCGCGGGCCGCAACCGCCTATCAAGCGGCGCTGGCGATCAACCGGAGCGCTGACGCCTGGTATGTCCCTCGGCGCGCTGCGCTGGCAACTGGGCGACCTGCCTCGCGGCGCAGACCGCTTTACACGAGGGCCGCGTCGCGACCCAGCCCTGGCCGCGGCTTTTTCACCCTCGGCCGCGTCTGCTTCCGACCGGGCGCGTTCGCCGACGCCGCGATCCAGCTATCGTCAGGCGCTGACCTGGAACCTGACGCGCTCCTGACCACTACCTGGCCCTGGCGCCGCGTACGAGCGCCTGCGGCAATGGGGCGGCGCGGCCGCCACCTATACCGCGGCCCTGGCAAGGTAGGAGGACGCCAGCACGCATCTCTACCTGGGGCTGGTGCGTGTGCAGCAGGGACAGTTGGACGCGGAGTGGCCGAAATCAAGCAGGCGCTGGCGCTCAATCCACATGATGCCCTGGCGCACGCCAGCGCCTGGGAGATGTCCTGCAGCAAGGCCAGCTCGGAACGGCCGCGGACGCCTACCGGCAGGCCATCGGCGAGGACGATCAGGCTGCGAACAATCCGTCCACGCACACCGCGTTGGCCTTTGTCGAATAAGCGCGCCAGGTCACGAGCGAGTACGGGCGGGCCAGGACGCCGCGCGCCTGCCCACGGTCAGCTTCTACCAAGGCTTGCTGGCCTCCTACTACGAAGCGCAGGGCCGGCAGGCAGCCGCGTCTGACCTCTACGCCGGTTTACAGGCCGCGCCGCCACCGACGCCTCACGCATCTGGTGGCCGGCGACTACGCCTGGCGCACCGGACTGACTGAGACCGCCGTCTCGGAACTGCAAGCGGTGGTCGCCATCTCGAACGCAACGCCTTTGTTTCAATCTCTGGCCCATGCCGGCCTGGCGCAGATCGCCGCGGCGAACGGCCAGCCGGCCGCGGCCATCGACGCGCTCAGCGCCAGCCTGACCGCGTGGCCGGGAAATGCCGATGCCCAGGCCCGCCGCGGCGACCTGGCCCTGACGGCCGGCGACGCGGCCGCAGCCGCAACTGCCTATCAACAGGCCCTGGCCCTGCTGGCCGATTACCGTCAACAACTCGGCAGCGACAGCGCCGCCCTGCTGGAAGTGACCATCCTCGCGCCTGGGCCTGGCGACGCGTCAGCCCGATGCGGCTGCGTCCTGGTTTGCCCAGGCGCAGGCCGCAGGCTGGCGCTGGTCGAACCAGCGCCGCAATGGCCGCGGCCAGTTGGTGTTGGCGGCCTCAGCAGCGCGGCGCCCTGGCCAGCCGGCGACGAACTGAACGCATGCGCGCAGCTGGGCGCGCCTTCACGGCCATCCGCGGCTGTGCCGAATGAATTGGGGCGCAGGGGCTCCCGCCAGGTCGGCCTGGCCGACCGATCCTGCCGCCGAATGAATTCGGGGCGCAGCCAGGCGGCCCGCCGCCGATTGCCGCCAATGAATTGGGGCGCAGGGGGCCGGAACTGAACGCTGGCGCCAGGTGTCGGCCCGGGGCCATCTACACTGCCGCCGAATGAATTCGGGGCGAAGGGGCGTTCCGCCGCCAGGTCGGCCTGCGCCGACCGGCATTGCGTCCACGGAGGTGGACGCCCGGCGGCACGCCCATGAGGTGCGATTTCAATCGCCTGCTGCGCCGACCGGCATTGCGTCCACGGAGGTGGACGCCCGGCGGCACGCCCATGAGGCGCGATTTCAATCGCTCTCTCTCTCCCTCCCCCTGGCCCCGGCATTCCTGCTGCTCTTGATCGCCGCGGCCAGTCTGCTCCTCTACCGTCAGGCCGCCCAGGCGCCTGATCTGCGCCGTGTGGTGCCGCAATTCCTGTTCTATTTTGGCCTGCTCTTTGTGCTCTATCTGGCGGCGGTGATCCTCGTGTTGCGCCTGGAAAAAATTCAGGGCGCGGCCACACCGGTCGCCTGGCTCTTCATCATCCTCTTGAGCGCCGTGGCCTTCCGTGTCATCCTGCTGCCGACGCGGCCAACCCTCTCGGACGACATGTACCGCTACATCTGGGATGGCCGCGTGCAGGCCGCGGGCCTCAGCCCCTACCGCTACACCCCCGCGGCCTCTGAGTTGACCTTCCTGCGCCGCAACGACAACACCATCTGGCGCTACATCAACCGCAAGACGGCCATCACGATCTACCCGCCCGCCGCACAACTGGCCTTTCTCGCCATCTATCGCCTGCACCCGGACAGCGTGACCTGGACCAAAACTGCGCTGACGCTGGCCGAGTTGAGCGCCCTGGTCCCGTTGGCCCTCTGGCTGCGCCGTCAGCGCCTGAGCCTTCTGCGCCTGCTCATCCTGGCCTGGAGTCCCCTGGCTGTTTTCGAAGTGGCCGGCAGCGGGCACATGGACGCGCTGGTGTTAGCGCCGCTGGTGGTGGCCTGGCTGGCCTTCGAGACGCGGCGCCCCGCGCTGCTTGGTTTCAGCCTGGGCATCGCTGCCCTGCTCAAGCTCTATCCGGCCTTCTTCTTTCCCCTGCTCTGGACGCGGCGCGATGTCAAAGCACCCCTCGCTTTTGCGGGCACAGTGGCGGCCGGCTATGCCCTTTTCATCGGCCGCGGCGGCAGCGTCCTGGGCTTCTTGCCCAACTACTTGAACGAGCGTTTCAATACCGGGCCGGCCGCGCTCATCGCCCGTGGGCTGGAAGCCATTGGCGGGCCGGAGATGCCCTCCTGGCGGGTCGTGCAAAGCTGGCAGTTGCTCTTCCTGGCGCTGCTGGCAGTATGGGCGCTCTGGCAGCCGCTGAATCGGCCGGCCACCGCGCGGCGTCGCGCCTGGGCCATGATGACTGTTTTCTTCGTGCTGTCACAGAACTTGTTCTCCTGGTATCTGCTCATGGTCATGCCGCTCCTGGCCCTCGATCTGCGCCGCGGCCGCTGGGGGCTGGCCCTGGACGCGCCCGACCGGCTGGCTGCTCTTCACAGGGCTGACGGCCCTCTCCTACACCTTCTTCATCACCGGGCATCCGGTTCCGTGGGCCATCTGGGCGCAGTATGGCGTCCTGCTGATCTTCCTGGCCGGCCACGCCTGGCGCCGGCGGGGAGTCCACCGTTGACCAGACGACTTTCCGCATCGCAACAGCTTGGCCTGCTTGGCCTGCTCTGGCTGGGCAGCGCGCTGCTGGGCTGGCGCGCGTTCGCCCTCGCCAGCTTCTACCGCACGCCCCTGCTTGACCTGGCAAAACTGACCGCCAATCGGTTCGGCGTGTGGTTGGGGGTTGCAATCTCCATTGCCCTTGTGAGCGGCATCTTCCTGGTTGGTTGGCGCATTGTGTCACGCGCCCGGGCGCCCGTTTCCTGGCCGATCTTGCTCGCCGTGCCGCTGGCCGTCGCCCTCTGCCTGGTCTTCACCTACCCGCTGACCGCAGGCGACCTGTTCGATTATCTGGCGCTGGGGCATTTGACCGTCTTTCATGACGCCAACCCCTTCACCCAGTTTCCGGCGCAGTTCGCATCCGATCCGTTTGTGCGCTACGCCGCCTGGCGCTTCTTCCCCTCGGCCTACGGTCCGCTCTGGGAGATCATGGCGGCCGGACTGGCGCGCCTGGCCGCGAGCGATCTCTGGACTGGCATCCTGCTGATGAAGGCGCAGGCGCTGCTCAGCCTGGCCCTGGTCAGCGCCTTGACCGCCTGGCTGGTCTGGCAGCGCCGGCGCTCCCCGCTGGCGGTGCAGCAAGCCCTCTTCCTGCTCCTCTGGAACCCTCTGCTCCTGTTCGACATCGCCGGCAACGCGCACAACGATCTGTGGATGGTGCTGGGCCTGCTGCTGGCCGTCGCTCTGGCCGAACGCCGCCGCTTCGACCTGGCCCTGACCGCGCTCACGGCCGGCGCGCTGGTGAAATTCGTCCCCCTGCTCATCATGCCCCTGCTGGCGACAGCCGCCGTGCGCCGCCTGGGCTGGCGTCAGGCGGTCCGCCAACTGGCAGTCGGCCTGGCGCTGAGCCTGCTGCTGGCCTGGCTCTGCTACCGCCCCTTCTGGCCGCTGGCCGACCCCCTGCGCCTGGCGCAGCGCAGCGGTCTCAACACCACATCAATCCTCACGCTCGTGCGCGAGATCATCAGCGCCTGGGCCGATGTGGAAACCGCCAACGCCAGCGCGGCTTACCTGGGGCAGGCCGTTCTGGCCGGGCTGGTGGGCCTGAGCGTGTGGCGGCTGTGGCGCGCGCCGGCGCGCTCGTTCACCCTGGCCGTGGCCCATCTGCTCCTCGCCATCCTGCTGCTGGCAACCGCCTGGTTTCAGACCTGGTACCTGGTCTGGGTCTGGCCGCTGCTGGCGCTGCACCCCCGTTCGCGGCTGGCGCCGGTGCTCTTCCTGCTCAGCACGACGGCCTGGTTCAAGTACCTGCTCTTCAGCCTGGTCTTTGGTGCGCACTGGCCGCCGCTCGTGCCGTACTGGCAGCAGAACGTCGCCGCTGCGCTGATGGTCATTGCGCCGCCGTTGGGGTTCTGGCTGCTCAAGGCGCGGCAGAGTGTGCATCACGGCGCGACGCGAACGCAGGGACGCCAGGGCGCGGGGACGCAAGACAAACACAGTTCATGACGGAGGTTGAAGAATGGCAATCAAACCCTGGACCACGGTGTCGAGCCGGCCGGTCTATGAAAACAAATGGATGAGCGTGCGCGAGGATATTGCGGCCATGCCCGACGGCCGCACGACGATCTACGGCGTGGTGACTTTCGGGCACTGCGTCGGCATCGTGCCCGTGACTGCGGAGGGTGAAGTGATCCTGGTGCGCCAGTATCGCTACGTCTTCGGCGAAGATCAGCGCTGGGAAATTCCCACGGGCGGCGTGGAGCCGGGCGAGGCGTGGGCAGCGGCTGCGCAGCGCGAACTGATGGAAGAGGCCGGCGTGCGTGCGGGCCGGCTGATCCCGGTCAGCGATTTCTACACCTCGAAATCGGTTTGCTACGAGATTGCGCACATCTACATCGGCGAAGACCTGAGCGAGGAGTCCCTGCCGCCCGACGAGACGGAATCCTTCGAGGTGCGCCGCTTTCCGTTGGCCGAGGCGCTGCAGATGGTGTTGAGCAGCGAGATTCGTGACGCCATGTCGGTGGTGGGCATCCTGCTGGCGGCCAGGCAGCACGGCGTATGACGGCAGGTTCACGCGAGAACGGGCTGGATCAGGTGCTGCTCACGGTCGCCAAGCGGCCAGAGCCGGGACGCACCAAGACCCGCCTGCATGATGGATTTGCGCCGGATGAGGCCGCGGAGATCTATCGCTGTCTGCTGCTCGACACCTTCCGCCTGATGGCGCAGGTGCGGGGCGTGCATCCGGTGGTGGCCTTCACGCCGGACGATGCAGATGATTACTTTCGGGCGTTGGCCCCGCCGCATTTCGGCCTGCTCCCGCAGGTGGGCCGCGACCTGGGCGAACGCCTGCCCAATGCCCTGGGTCATTTTCTGGCCTTGCCTGGCGTGCAGCGTGCGGTCATCATGAACAGCGACGGGCCAACCCTGCCAGTAGGCTACCTGGTGGATGCCTTCGACGCGCTGGCGCGGTGCGATGTGGTGTTGGGGCCGGGCAGCGACGGCGGCTACTACCTGATTGGCATGTCACGCTTGCACCGCGGCCTGTTCGAGAACGTCACCTGGAGCACGGCCCTGGTCATGGGCGAAACGATGGCCAATGCCCGGCGTCTGGGGTTGTCCGTCCACGTGCTGCCCACCTGGTACGATGTGGATGTGGCCGACGACCTGCGCCGCATCCTCGCGGATGGTCCAGAGGCCGCGCCGGAGACGTACGCGCGGGTGGCGGCGTTGAGACCGGAGTGGGGGGAGAAGGAAGGATGAATGGAGATCGGAGACCGGAGATTGGAGATTGGAGGCCGGAAATTCGTGGGAATTAGTGAAATTCGTGGCGGAGATCGGAGATCGGAAATCGGAGACCGGGAATTCGTGGAAATTAGTGAAATTCGTGGCGGGGAGTGGAGATTGGGGCGGCTTTGTCAGATGGCGGATGTTCTGGTAGACTGTCAGCCGACCGATGAGGTGAGGGGATGAGGTGAGGCGATGAAGAAACAGTTGGATTGGCGAAACTGGGCAGGGGTGGGAGCGCCGCTGTGGCCGCTGGCGCTGGCGCGTATGGCGATTGGGGTGCTGTGGCTGTTCAGCCTGCGTTGGAAGCTGCCGCCTACGTTTGCGCCGCCGGCGGGGGTGCGCGGCCTGGCCGATTGGATGACGCTCATGACGCAACATCCGGTCGTGGCGGCCTACGGCGCTTTCGTCGAGACGATCGTGCTGCCCAATTTCACCCTGTTCGCCTGGCTGATCTTCCTGGCTGAGCTGGCGGCCGGCCTTTCGCTCTTGCTCGGCTGGAAGGTGCGCTGGGGCGCGCTGCTCGGCGCGGCGCTGTCCTTCAATCTCCTGATCGGCATGTCCGAGGTGCCCGGCGAATGGCCCTGGAGTTACCTGATGATGGTGATGTGGCACGGCGTCTTCTGGCTGACCGACGCGGGCCGCGTGCTTGGCCTCGACGCGCGCGCTTCCGGTCGGCCATGACCGTTTGTGTCATCATCCCGGCTTTGAACGAGGCGGAGAGCATCGGCGTCGTGCTGGCCGCAATTCCCGCGGGGCTGGCCGCTGAGGTGATCGTGGTGGACAACGGCTCGACCGATGACACCGCGGCGCGTGCCCTGGCCGCCGGCGCCCGCGTGGTGCGTGAAGATCGCCGCGGCTACGGCTTTGCCTGCGCGGCCGGCGTCGCCGCAACCCAGGCCGACATCATGGTTTTTCTCGACGCCGATCTCAGCGACTTTCCGGAGGAGATGGCAGCCCTGCTGGCGCCCATCCAATCGGGTCAGGCGGACCTGGTGCTTGGCTCGCGCTTCCTGGCCGGCAATCTCTCGCGGTCGGTCATGCCGCCGCAGCAGCGCTTTGGCAACTGGCTGGCCAGCCGGCTCATGCAGCGCCTCTACCGTATTCCGGTCACCGACCTCAGCCCCTTCCGGGCCGTGCGCCGCGACGTGCTGCTGGCCCTGGACATGCGTGAGATGACCTATGGTTGGCCGACCGAGATGATGGTCAAAGCCGCGCGGCGGGGCTATCGGCTAACTGAGATTGCCGTGCGCTACCGTGCCCGCTACGCCGGCCGTTCGAAGGTCAGTGGCACCGTGCGCGGCGCCCTCCTGGCCGCGTATTACATTTTGGGAACCACGCTACGGTACGCCTGGCGGTGATCAGGTCTTGTCACGGCCACGCAGGGGGACTTCTACGGTGATAGCAGACCAGCCAACCGACCTTGTGGAGTACAGCGCTCGTCTGGGAAAGCACGTTCTGGCGCAGGCTTCTGATTTGCAGCGCAAGCAATACGGTCAATTCCTGACGCCGCATGAGGCAATCGGGCTTTCCGCCATCTTGAATTGCTCCGTGGTGGATCGCTATTTTCGTATTGTCAACGGCAATACACAGGTCAACGCGGAAGAGCTGTGGGCCTTGCCGCTGCCGCCGCTCGCTGTCATCCGCCAAATTGGACAAGCCCTCGAAAACGAATCCCAGGCGGACGAGAGGTCGGATATTGATGCTCTTGTCACCACGATACTGCAAGGGGAAGGGCTCCTTCCCCTGGAATTTCCAATCATCAGGGAGACGCGTACCAACGGCGACCGGTACTTAGGACCTGTCACAGAATAAATAGCCCAGGTTCCACGCTTGCCTACGAAGCGCAGATGGAAAACTAATTCCGCGACGGCCCCTAAATGCTGCTCGTGGGTGATGCCGCTATCCTCGTGGAATGGGTGAGCGTGTCCCGTAGGGACACATGACCTTAGCTAATGATGGCGCCATCCGTGGCCGTCCCGTAGGGACGGTTGAGCTCCTTCCCGCGATCGCGGTATCGTCGCCGGCGCATCCGGTGGCGTCATCGAGTCAAGCGTCCCTACGGGACGACGGGCGCGGGACGACGGGCGCGGTGGGCATCGTCGGCTCAAGTCAAGCGTCCCTACGGGACGACGGGCGCGGGGGGCATCGTCGGCTCAAGTCAAGCGTCCCTACGGGACGGGGGGCGTCGGCTGGCGTCCCCTACGGGACGACGGGCGGGGGCATCGTCGGCTCAAGTCAAGGCGTCCCTACGGGACGACGGGCGCGGGGGGCATCGTCGGCTCAAGTCAAGGCGTCCCCTACGGGACGACGGGCGCAGGGGCATCGTCGGCTCAAGTCAAGCGTCCCCTACGGGACGACGGGCGCGGGGGCATCGTCGGCTCAAGTCAAGGCGTCCCTACGGGACGACGGGCGCGGGGGGCATCGTCGGCTCAAGTCAAGCGTCCCTACGGGACGACGGGCGCGGGGGGCATCGTCGGCTCAAGTCAAGGCGTCCCTACGGGACGACGGGCGCGGGGGCATCGTCGGCTCAAGTCAAGGCGTCCCTACGGGACACGCTCCCAATTTGTGATGCGCCCAAC
The Candidatus Amarolinea dominans genome window above contains:
- a CDS encoding glycosyltransferase family 2 protein is translated as MTVCVIIPALNEAESIGVVLAAIPAGLAAEVIVVDNGSTDDTAARALAAGARVVREDRRGYGFACAAGVAATQADIMVFLDADLSDFPEEMAALLAPIQSGQADLVLGSRFLAGNLSRSVMPPQQRFGNWLASRLMQRLYRIPVTDLSPFRAVRRDVLLALDMREMTYGWPTEMMVKAARRGYRLTEIAVRYRARYAGRSKVSGTVRGALLAAYYILGTTLRYAWR
- a CDS encoding TQO small subunit DoxD, translated to MKKQLDWRNWAGVGAPLWPLALARMAIGVLWLFSLRWKLPPTFAPPAGVRGLADWMTLMTQHPVVAAYGAFVETIVLPNFTLFAWLIFLAELAAGLSLLLGWKVRWGALLGAALSFNLLIGMSEVPGEWPWSYLMMVMWHGVFWLTDAGRVLGLDARASGRP
- a CDS encoding NUDIX hydrolase, which codes for MAIKPWTTVSSRPVYENKWMSVREDIAAMPDGRTTIYGVVTFGHCVGIVPVTAEGEVILVRQYRYVFGEDQRWEIPTGGVEPGEAWAAAAQRELMEEAGVRAGRLIPVSDFYTSKSVCYEIAHIYIGEDLSEESLPPDETESFEVRRFPLAEALQMVLSSEIRDAMSVVGILLAARQHGV
- a CDS encoding DUF2029 domain-containing protein, with translation MRFQSPAAPTGIASTEVDARRHAHEARFQSLSLSLPLAPAFLLLLIAAASLLLYRQAAQAPDLRRVVPQFLFYFGLLFVLYLAAVILVLRLEKIQGAATPVAWLFIILLSAVAFRVILLPTRPTLSDDMYRYIWDGRVQAAGLSPYRYTPAASELTFLRRNDNTIWRYINRKTAITIYPPAAQLAFLAIYRLHPDSVTWTKTALTLAELSALVPLALWLRRQRLSLLRLLILAWSPLAVFEVAGSGHMDALVLAPLVVAWLAFETRRPALLGFSLGIAALLKLYPAFFFPLLWTRRDVKAPLAFAGTVAAGYALFIGRGGSVLGFLPNYLNERFNTGPAALIARGLEAIGGPEMPSWRVVQSWQLLFLALLAVWALWQPLNRPATARRRAWAMMTVFFVLSQNLFSWYLLMVMPLLALDLRRGRWGLALDAPDRLAALHRADGPLLHLLHHRASGSVGHLGAVWRPADLPGRPRLAPAGSPPLTRRLSASQQLGLLGLLWLGSALLGWRAFALASFYRTPLLDLAKLTANRFGVWLGVAISIALVSGIFLVGWRIVSRARAPVSWPILLAVPLAVALCLVFTYPLTAGDLFDYLALGHLTVFHDANPFTQFPAQFASDPFVRYAAWRFFPSAYGPLWEIMAAGLARLAASDLWTGILLMKAQALLSLALVSALTAWLVWQRRRSPLAVQQALFLLLWNPLLLFDIAGNAHNDLWMVLGLLLAVALAERRRFDLALTALTAGALVKFVPLLIMPLLATAAVRRLGWRQAVRQLAVGLALSLLLAWLCYRPFWPLADPLRLAQRSGLNTTSILTLVREIISAWADVETANASAAYLGQAVLAGLVGLSVWRLWRAPARSFTLAVAHLLLAILLLATAWFQTWYLVWVWPLLALHPRSRLAPVLFLLSTTAWFKYLLFSLVFGAHWPPLVPYWQQNVAAALMVIAPPLGFWLLKARQSVHHGATRTQGRQGAGTQDKHSS
- a CDS encoding tetratricopeptide repeat protein, whose product is MAGDYAWRTGLTETAVSELQAVVAISNATPLFQSLAHAGLAQIAAANGQPAAAIDALSASLTAWPGNADAQARRGDLALTAGDAAAAATAYQQALALLADYRQQLGSDSAALLEVTILAPGPGDASARCGCVLVCPGAGRRLALVEPAPQWPRPVGVGGLSSAAPWPAGDELNACAQLGAPSRPSAAVPNELGRRGSRQVGLADRSCRRMNSGRSQAARRRLPPMNWGAGGRN
- a CDS encoding TIGR04282 family arsenosugar biosynthesis glycosyltransferase, whose translation is MTAGSRENGLDQVLLTVAKRPEPGRTKTRLHDGFAPDEAAEIYRCLLLDTFRLMAQVRGVHPVVAFTPDDADDYFRALAPPHFGLLPQVGRDLGERLPNALGHFLALPGVQRAVIMNSDGPTLPVGYLVDAFDALARCDVVLGPGSDGGYYLIGMSRLHRGLFENVTWSTALVMGETMANARRLGLSVHVLPTWYDVDVADDLRRILADGPEAAPETYARVAALRPEWGEKEG